One Dunckerocampus dactyliophorus isolate RoL2022-P2 chromosome 18, RoL_Ddac_1.1, whole genome shotgun sequence genomic region harbors:
- the tmem100a gene encoding transmembrane protein 100, translating into MSPLNRAMPEDGSQDTMKMPASAEKVSGALAATTVNIPLVNEVQLAAATGGTELSCYRCTVPFGVVVLIAGVVVTAVAYSFNSHGSTISYLGLVLLSAGLVLLVSSAVCWKVRMERKKERRRESQTTLVTNQRNLFT; encoded by the coding sequence ATGAGCCCGTTGAACCGTGCCATGCCAGAAGACGGCAGTCAGGACACCATGAAAATGCCAGCGAGCGCAGAGAAAGTCAGCGGGGCGCTCGCCGCAACAACAGTCAACATCCCCCTGGTCAACGAGGTCCAGCTGGCAGCGGCCACCGGCGGCACCGAGCTGTCCTGCTACCGCTGCACGGTCCCCTTCGGCGTGGTGGTGCTGATCGCGGGCGTGGTGGTGACGGCGGTGGCGTACAGCTTCAACTCGCATGGCTCCACCATCTCCTACTTGGGCCTGGTGCTGCTCTCGGCCGGACTCGTGCTCCTGGTGTCCAGCGCCGTGTGCTGGAAGGTCAGAATGGAGAGAAAGAAGGAGCGGCGGCGAGAGAGCCAGACCACCCTGGTGACCAACCAGAGGAACCTTTTCACATGA